The Saccopteryx leptura isolate mSacLep1 chromosome 2, mSacLep1_pri_phased_curated, whole genome shotgun sequence genome has a window encoding:
- the RAB25 gene encoding ras-related protein Rab-25, with product MGNGTEEDYNFVFKVVLIGESGVGKTNLLSRFTRNEFSHDSRTTIGVEFSTRTVMLGTAAVKAQIWDTAGLERYRAITSAYYRGAVGALLVFDLTKHQTYAVVERWLKELYDHAEATIVVMLVGNKSDLSQAREVPSDEARMFAETNGLLFLETSALDSTNVELAFETVLKEIFAKVSKQRQNSTRTSAITLGSAQAGQEPSPGQKRACCISL from the exons ATGGGGAATGGAACTGAGGAAGATTATAACTTTGTCTTCAAGG TGGTGCTGATCGGTGAGTCAGGCGTGGGGAAGACCAATCTGCTGTCCCGATTCACACGCAATGAATTCAGCCACGACAGCCGCACCACCATCGGGGTTGAGTTCTCCACCCGCACTGTCATGCTGGGCACCGCTGCTGTCAAGGCTCAGATCTGGGACACGGCTGGCCTGGAGCGGTACCGAGCCATCACCTCAGC GTACTATCGTGGTGCAGTGGGGGCCCTCCTAGTGTTTGACCTAACCAAGCACCAGACCTATGCCGTAGTGGAGCGCTGGCTGAAGGAGCTCTATGACCACGCTGAGGCTACTATCGTCGTCATGCTTGTGGGCAACAAGAGTGACCTCAGCCAGGCCCGGGAGGTGCCCAGTGATGAGGCCCGCATGTTCGCTG aaacCAATGGGCTGCTATTCCTGGAGACCTCAGCCCTGGATTCAACCAACGTGGAGCTGGCCTTTGAGACTGTCCTCAAAG AGATTTTCGCAAAGGTGTCCAAGCAAAGGCAGAACAGCACCCGGACCAGTGCCATCACCTTGGGCAGTGCCCAGGCTGGGCAGGAGCCTAGCCCTGGTCAGAAGAGGGCCTGTTGCATCAGCCTTTGA